In one window of Microplitis demolitor isolate Queensland-Clemson2020A chromosome 4, iyMicDemo2.1a, whole genome shotgun sequence DNA:
- the LOC103580949 gene encoding cytoplasmic dynein 2 intermediate chain 2, with amino-acid sequence MFNNKSNDPEFFSSTVTTETEKSCHSLQTDDLIYKNKNIQSTIQHSVETQTEAGQAPKDVAVDYDKLAAFLNKVTPKVLEALDEIYDNHTINSYEPIGSRDNDYQLKLLNKFSTIDEFDKQKKISSLSWNKNGGALAVAYSNNHTAWCDHQSRIKFYNLNRNDDKLSEAELKNYETNSCVTCLAYHPIEPSIIAAGLFNGDVLLWNIADNLSQPLQIIVHNEVVTSLMWRRTTITTDSSLLITTSSDGYIYINKLIDNFTDSKLINRFKIIKEHNPVENSRPPSASGRYERTIEPGLSITCLDISYKNNDIFIVGTLCGGLYKCSFNATTPVQGDESLIDPVVDEYERCDGSIVDLKCLSVHDILITCNSNKEIRIFNVTEMTMIRIINMEHTVTGLNFINNIIVTYGADEMIKFFNVNSGQICSDLKIKCQNHLISSLDISLKRNTIAIGDVLGNLEVWKVPPQTTIN; translated from the exons atgtttaataataaatcaaatgatccggaatttttttcatcgacAGTCACTACAGAAAc tgaaaaATCATGTCATTCATTACAAACAGATgacttaatttataaaaataaaaacatacaaTCTACTATACAACATAGTGTtgag acaCAAACAGAAGCTGGGCAAGCACCGAAAGACGTTGCTGTTGATTATGATAAATTAGcagcatttttaaataaagtaacgCCCAAAGTACTTGAAGCACTTGATGAAATATATGACAATCATACTATTAATTCATATGAACCTATTGGATCACGTGACAATGATTATCAATtgaaattactaaataaattttctaccaTTGATGAATTTGACAAACAG aaaaaaataagctcATTGAGTTGGAATAAAAATGGCGGAGCTCTTGCTGTGGCGTACAGTAACAATCACACTGCGTGGTGCGATCATCAATCgcgtattaaattttacaatttaaatcgcaatgatgataaattgagTGAAGCTGAGctcaaaaattatgaaactaaTTCATGTGTTACATGCTTGGCTTATCATCCTATTGAGCCGTCTATTATTGCCGCTGGTTTAtttaatg gtGATGTATTACTATGGAATATTGCTGATAATTTATCCCAGCCATTACAAATTATCGTACATAATGAAGTTGTAACATCATTAATGTGGCGACGTACAACAATAACTACAGATTCATCATTATTGATAACAACAAGCTCCGAtggttatatttatataaataaactaattgacaatttcactgattcaaaACTTATAAATCG attcaaaattataaaagaacatAATCCAGTTGAAAATAGTCGACCCCCAAGTGCCAGTGGCCGGTATGAACGGACTATAGAACCAGGACTATCAATAACATGTCTAGATATATCATATAAAaacaatgatatatttattgtcgGTACTTTATGCGGTGGTTTATATAAATGCAGTTTTAATGCGACGACTCCAGTCCAAG gagaCGAATCATTGATTGATCCAGTTGTTGATGAATATGAACGCTGCGATGGTTCTATTGTTGATTTAAAATGTCTGAGTGtacatgatattttaataacttgtaACAGTAACAAAGAAATACgtatttttaatgttactgag ATGACGATGATACGGATTATTAATATGGAACATACTGTAACAGGATTgaactttataaataacattataGTAACATATGGCGCTGATGAgatgatcaaattttttaatgtcaattcTGGACAAATTTGTTcggatttgaaaataaaatgtcagaATCATTTAATTAGTTCCCTAGATATTTcgttaaaaag AAATACTATAGCTATTGGTGATGTACTTGGTAATTTAGAAGTATGGAAAGTTCCACCTCAAACAACAATTAACTGA